In Brassica rapa cultivar Chiifu-401-42 chromosome A06, CAAS_Brap_v3.01, whole genome shotgun sequence, a single window of DNA contains:
- the LOC103827946 gene encoding VAN3-binding protein: MDKSKTFGGQWRFNPAFKPPETPLDSMEFLSRTWSASATEVSRAVVASPTSQPPQMRFSEIQGVSDVTLVPEDEENGIVSGNTFSFASSETSLMVMERIMAQSPEISSPRTSGRLSHSSFTDSPPISPSEINDFKQFYRVSPSFNGHVRGPSAVSGVAGGSKTVGRWLKDRREKKREETRAQNAQLHAAVSVAGVAAAIAAIAVATASQSSSGSDEQVAKTDSAVASAATLVAAQCVEAAEIMGADREHLASVVSSAVNVRSAGDIMTLTAAAATALRGAATLKARALKEVWNIAAVIPVDKGIPKSRVGGGGGYRSDLAPEDNFLGICSRELLAKGCELLKRTRKGDLHWKVVSVYINRTNQVTLKMKSKHVAGTLTKKKKNVVVELVKGLPAWPGRELLDDGEDLRYFGLKTVEKRVIEFECKNQREYDLWTQGVSMLLSVASDRRHKC, encoded by the exons ATGGACAAAAGTAAAACGTTTGGAGGTCAATGGAGGTTCAATCCTGCGTTTAAACCACCTGAAACGCCATTAGACTCTATGGAATTTTTATCACGCACGTGGAGTGCTTCCGCAACTGAAGTTTCCCGAGCCGTCGTCGCTTCTCCGACTTCTCAACCGCCACAAATGCGTTTCTCGGAGATCCAAGGCGTTTCTGACGTCACTTTGGTGCCGGAAGATGAAGAGAACGGCATCGTTTCTGGAAACACGTTCTCTTTCGCTTCCTCTGAGACTTCTTTGATGGTCATGGAACGTATCATGGCTCAGTCT CCGGAGATTTCTTCACCGCGGACCTCGGGGAGACTTTCACATAGCTCTTTCACTGATAGTCCTCCCATATCTCCCTCGGAGATTAATGACTTTAAG CAATTCTATCGTGTGAGCCCATCCTTTAATGGGCACGTACGTGGTCCATCGGCCGTCTCTGGTGTGGCTGGAGGATCAAAAACTGTCGGCCGGTGGTTGAAGGACCGGagggaaaagaaaagagaagagacGCGTGCACAAAACGCACAGCTCCACGCGGCTGTATCTGTAGCTGGCGTGGCCGCCGCGATAGCTGCTATCGCTGTAGCGACCGCCTCTCAGTCGAGTTCCGGAAGTGACGAGCAAGTTGCTAAAACTGACTCCGCCGTGGCTTCAGCCGCTACTTTGGTGGCGGCACAGTGTGTGGAAGCAGCAGAGATTATGGGAGCTGATCGCGAGCACTTAGCTTCGGTTGTTAGTTCTGCGGTTAACGTTCGTTCTGCCGGAGATATTATGACGTTGACCGCCGCCGCGGCCACAG CGTTGAGAGGGGCTGCGACGTTGAAGGCGAGGGCACTGAAGGAGGTATGGAACATTGCAGCGGTGATTCCGGTGGATAAGGGAATACCAAAAAGCCGTGtaggcggtggtggtggttacCGAAGCGATTTAGCTCCTGAAGATAACTTTCTTGGGATTTGTAGTAGAGAATTGCTGGCTAAAGGTTGCGAGTTGCTAAAACGTACCCGCAAAG GCGATCTTCATTGGAAAGTTGTTTCGGTCTACATTAATAGAACAAATCAG GTAACGTTGAAGATGAAGAGCAAACATGTCGCTGGGACCCttacaaagaagaaaaaga ATGTGGTGGTGGAATTGGTCAAGGGATTACCGGCATGGCCTGGCCGCGAACTGCTTGATGATGGAGAGGATTTGAGGTACTTCGGGCTAAAGACGGTGGAGAAAAGAGTGATTGAATTCGAGTGCAAAAACCAAAGAGAGTATGATCTTTGGACACAAGGTGTTTCCATGCTTCTCTCCGTTGCTTCTGATAGAAGGCATAAATGTTGA
- the LOC103827947 gene encoding putative pentatricopeptide repeat-containing protein At5g43820, with amino-acid sequence MSRGWNLALRLVHRGHIASRALFNRTVCTDLPSSLSHTVVDESYVLAELSSLLPISSKTTTAKEDTTCLKNQVAVVDSFLSPEERLRGVFLQKLKGTSAIRKALSSLGVDLSIETVANVVDGGNLSGEAMVTFFNWAIREPGVSKDVDSYYVILRALGRRKFFSFMMDVLRGMVDSDLKCLTIAMDSFARGHYVRRAIQLFEESQDFGVECGTESFNSLLRCLCERSHVFAANSVFNAKKGEISFDSCTYNVMLGGWSKLGEVEEMEKVMKEMVEGGFGHDCLSFSYLIEGLGRAGRVNDSVEIFDDMKHKGCVPDAKVYNAMICNFIFARDFDEAVRYYRKMLDEECEPDLETYSKLVSGLIKGRKVADALEIYEEMLSRRIVPTTELVTSFIKPLCSYGPPHAAMVIYQKARKAGCRISESAYKLLLKRLSRFGKCGVLLNVWDEMQECGYTSDVEVYEYIVDGLCNIGHLENAVLVMEEAMRKGFCPNRLVYSRLSNKLMASNKTEMAYKLFLKIKEARIKDNARRFWRRNGWHF; translated from the coding sequence ATGTCTAGAGGTTGGAACCTAGCTTTGCGTCTTGTTCATCGTGGTCATATAGCTTCGCGTGCGCTATTCAATCGCACAGTTTGCACAGATCTTCCTTCATCATTGAGTCATACTGTTGTGGACGAGAGCTATGTCCTAGCTGAGCTATCTTCACTACTTCCGATTTCATCTAAAACCACAACGGCCAAGGAAGATACTACTTGTTTAAAGAATCAAGTAGCCGTTGTTGATTCGTTTTTATCGCCTGAGGAGAGACTCAGAGGTGTGTTTCTTCAGAAACTGAAGGGGACATCCGCGATACGCAAGGCTTTGAGTAGTCTCGGCGTTGATTTGAGTATCGAAACTGTGGCTAACGTTGTGGATGGTGGGAACTTGAGTGGTGAAGCAATGGTTACGTTCTTCAACTGGGCGATTCGAGAGCCTGGAGTGTCTAAGGATGTTGATAGCTACTACGTGATTCTAAGAGCGTTGGGAAGGAGAAAGTTTTTCTCTTTTATGATGGATGTTTTACGGGGAATGGTTGATTCTGATCTGAAGTGCTTAACCATTGCTATGGATAGCTTTGCTAGGGGTCATTACGTGCGTAGAGCGATACAGTTGTTTGAGGAAAGCCAAGATTTTGGGGTGGAGTGTGGTACTGAGTCTTTTAATTCACTGTTGCGGTGTCTCTGCGAGCGTTCACATGTGTTTGCTGCTAACTCGGTGTTTAATGCGAAGAAGGGTGAGATTTCTTTTGATAGTTGTACTTATAACGTTATGCTTGGTGGGTGGTCGAAGCTAGGTGAGGTTGAAGAGATGGAGAAGGTTATGAAGGAGATGGTGGAAGGTGGGTTTGGTCACGACTGTTTGTCTTTCAGCTACCTTATCGAAGGGTTGGGGAGAGCTGGCCGTGTTAATGATTCTGTTGAGATCTTTGATGATATGAAGCACAAGGGTTGTGTTCCTGACGCAAAGGTTTACAACGCTATGATCTGTAATTTCATTTTCGCTCGAGATTTTGATGAAGCTGTGAGGTACTACCGAAAGATGCTCGATGAGGAGTGTGAACCTGACTTGGAGACCTATTCCAAGCTTGTTTCCGGGCTCATCAAAGGCCGTAAAGTTGCAGATGCGCTTGAGATATATGAAGAGATGTTGTCAAGAAGGATTGTTCCCACCACAGAACTGGTAACCTCTTTCATCAAGCCGCTTTGCAGCTATGGTCCACCACACGCTGCGATGGTTATCTATCAGAAAGCGAGAAAAGCTGGATGTAGGATATCGGAGAGCGCATATAAGCTGTTGCTCAAGCGGCTATCAAGATTTGGGAAATGTGGGGTACTGCTGAACGTGTGGGACGAAATGCAAGAGTGTGGATATACTTCTGATGTGGAAGTCTACGAGTATATCGTGGACGGGCTCTGTAACATTGGGCATCTAGAGAATGCTGTGCTTGTGATGGAAGAAGCCATGCGCAAAGGGTTTTGCCCAAACCGCCTTGTTTATAGTAGGCTTAGCAATAAACTCATGGCTTCAAACAAAACGGAAATGGCTTATAAGCTGTTTCTGAAGATCAAAGAGGCTCGTATTAAAGACAACGCTCGCAGATTCTGGCGAAGAAATGGGTGGCACTTTTGA
- the LOC103827945 gene encoding probable indole-3-pyruvate monooxygenase YUCCA5 — translation MENMFRLLGSEDFSDRRRCIWVNGPVIIGAGPSGLATAACLRDEGVPFVVLERAECIASLWQKRTYDRLKLHLPKKVCQLPKMPFPESYPEYPTKRQFIDYLESYATRFNINPQFNECVQSARYDKTSGLWRIKTSSSSATSGSEMEYICRWLVVATGENAERVVPEIDGLTTEFNGEVIHSCEYKCGEKYKGKRVLVVGCGNSGMEVSLDLANHNANPSMVVRSSVHVLPREILGKSSFEISMMLMKWLPLWLVDKLLLILAWLILGNLTKYGLKRPNMGPMELKVVTGKTPVLDIGAMEKIRSGQVDIVPGIKRFSRNHVELVDGQILDLDAVVLATGYRSNVPSWLQESDMFSKNGFPKSPFPNAWKGKSGLYAAGFTRKGLAGASADAVNIAKDIGNVWREETKRVQKIRTRVGHRRCISIA, via the exons ATGGAGAACATGTTTAGACTCTTGGGCAGTGAAGACTTCTCCGACAGAAGACGGTGCATTTGGGTTAACGGTCCAGTTATCATCGGAGCCGGCCCATCGGGGCTAGCCACCGCAGCTTGCCTCCGCGACGAAGGTGTTCCCTTTGTAGTATTGGAGAGAGCAGAGTGCATAGCTTCACTCTGGCAGAAAAGAACTTACGACAGACTCAAACTTCATTTACCCAAGAAAGTGTGTCAGTTACCCAAAATGCCCTTCCCAGAATCCTACCCGGAATATCCAACAAAACGACAGTTCATCGACTACCTTGAGTCCTACGCTACACGGTTCAACATTAACCCGCAATTCAACGAGTGTGTTCAATCCGCTCGGTACGACAAGACCAGTGGTCTCTGGCGCATTAAGACGTCTTCTTCCTCCGCTACTTCTGGGTCGGAGATGGAATATATCTGCCGGTGGCTTGTGGTGGCGACGGGAGAAAACGCGGAGAGAGTTGTTCCGGAGATTGATGGGCTCACGACGGAGTTTAACGGCGAGGTGATCCACTCTTGCGAGTATAAATGCGGAGAGAAGTACAAGGGAAAGAGAGTTCTTGTCGTCGGATGTGGAAACTCTGGCATGGAAGTTTCTCTTGATCTCGCGAATCACAACGCCAATCCCTCCATGGTTGTGCGTAGCTCG GTTCATGTTTTACCAAGGGAGATTCTAGGCAAATCGAGTTTTGAAATCTCAATGATGCTAATGAAGTGGCTACCTCTATGGCTAGTGGACAAGCTTTTGTTAATCCTTGCATGGCTGATTTTGGGAAACCTGACAAAGTATGGGCTAAAGAGGCCCAATATGGGCCCGATGGAGCTCAAGGTTGTCACAGGGAAGACTCCAGTGCTCGACATCGGAGCTATGGAGAAAATCAGATCTGGCCAGGTAGATATCGTCCCTGGAATCAAAAGGTTCTCTCGTAATCACGTGGAGCTCGTTGATGGTCAGATATTAGATCTCGACGCTGTTGTTCTCGCTACGGGTTACCGCAGCAACGTTCCTTCTTGGCTTCAG GAAAGTGATATGTTTTCCAAAAACGGGTTTCCAAAATCGCCTTTTCCAAACGCATGGAAAGGGAAATCGGGACTTTACGCGGCTGGATTCACGAGGAAAGGATTGGCCGGAGCATCAGCAGACGCTGTTAACATCGCTAAAGACATTGGAAACGTGTGGAGAGAAGAGACCAAACGTGTGCAGAAAATAAGAACACGAGTTGGTCACCGCCGATGCATCTCAATTGCTTAG
- the LOC103827948 gene encoding uncharacterized protein At5g43822 — MEAVIRKWQQKFRKAKEEMNKWEALQVGWVSRFSKASSIIQRLEAIQNPGSYGALRCVKGIEDALLQKQMDQLETTLLSMRNDLEEFRGCVLTFEKLRREGSQLLKMEQTKRRIEERIGVKPCIADCLKGLSLLYEMHQSEYHLKMSILSALSCLALKPSPGDLVALQYLVVDQPNILNNEVQHIFDVIFAEDIK, encoded by the exons ATGGAGGCAGTAATAAGGAAATGGCAGCAGAAGTTCAGAAAAGCGAAAGAGGAGATGAACAAGTGGGAGGCGCTTCAAGTTGGATGGGTTTCCCGCTTCAGTAAAGCTTCTTCTATCATCCAGAGATTAGAG GCCATTCAAAATCCTGGGAGCTATGGAGCTTTGAGATGCGTGAAGGGGATTGAAGACGCTCTTCTGCAGAAACAGATGGATCAACTGGAGACTACTCTGCTTTCTATGAGAAACGATTt GGAGGAGTTCCGAGGATGCGTTTTGACATTTGAGAAGCTTCGTCGAGAAGGGTCGCAGCTACTCAAAATGGAACAGACCAAGAGGAGAATAGAGGAACGAATTGGAGTAAAACCTTGCATTGCTGATTGTTTGAAGGGACTTTCTCTTCTTTATGAGATGCATCAGTCTGA ATACCATCTTAAAATGTCGATTCTTTCGGCACTTTCATGTCTTGCACTGAAACCAAG TCCTGGCGATCTTGTAGCGCTACAATACCTCGTGGTTGATCAGCCAAATATCCTGAATAATGAAG TGCAACACATCTTCGATGTCATATTTGCTGAAGACATCAAATGA